The following proteins are encoded in a genomic region of Arachis stenosperma cultivar V10309 chromosome 4, arast.V10309.gnm1.PFL2, whole genome shotgun sequence:
- the LOC130973985 gene encoding uncharacterized protein LOC130973985, which yields MGATPFHPSILKAQLPKNFDKPIDMRYDGTKDPQEHLTALEATMNLERVGDAVRCRAFPMTLAGPAIRWFNALPQGSIVAFADISQSFLAWFMTRIAKAKHPINLLGVTQKPGEPTKKFLDRFNDECLEIDGLTDSVASLCLTNGLLNEDFRKHLTTKPVWTMQEIQRVAKEYINDEEVNQVVATNKRQLANPPARQAPQVDRYRETPRDGILAKQPKQPPRVGRFTDYTPLTAPIVEVYQQIADKGNLSRRRPLKERTGCNKSLYYDYHKGFGHKTQDCFDLKDALEQAIREGKLSEFS from the coding sequence ATGGGAGCCACCCCCTTCCACCCCTCGATCCTCAAGGCCCAGCTTCCGAAGAATTTCGACAAGCCAATAGACATGAGGTACGACGGGACCAAGGATCCCCAGGAGCACCTCACGGCTTTGGAAGCAACAATGAATCTGGAAAGAGTAGGCGACGCGGTCAGATGCCGAGCATTCCCTATGACGCTGGCCGGCCCAGCGATCCGATGGTTCAACGCACTCCCACAGGGGTCCATCGTGGCCTTCGCGGACATCTCCCAAAGCTTTCTAGCTTGGTTCATGACACGCATAGCCAAGGCAAAGCACCCGATTAACCTATTAGGGGTTACACAGAAACCCGGAGAGCCGACCAAGAAGTTCCTGGACAGATTCAACGATGAATGCTTAGAGATCGACGGCCTTACGGACTCGGTCGCCAGTCTTTGCCTAACAAACGGCCTGCTAAACGAGGACTTTAGGAAGCACCTCACAACTAAGCCTGTATGGACCATGCAGGAAATTCAAAGAGTGGCCAAGGAATACATCAATGATGAGGAAGTTAATCAGGTTGTAGCAACTAATAAACGGCAGCTCGCTAACCCCCCAGCTCGGCAGGCCCCCCAGGTCGACAGATACAGAGAAACTCCCAGGGACGGCATCCTAGCCAAGCAACCCAAGCAACCCCCACGGGTAGGAAGATTCACCGACTACACGCCACTCACGGCGCCCATAGTGGAAGTCTACCAACAAATTGCGGACAAGGGAAACCTATCCAGACGCAGACCTCTGAAAGAGAGAACGGGGTGTAACAAAAGCCTCTACTACGATTATCACAAGGGCTTTGGTCACAAGACACAAGATTGTTTTGACCTCAAAGATGCTCTAGAGCAGGCCATCCGGGAAGGAAAATTGAGTGAGTTCTCCTGA
- the LOC130973983 gene encoding protein DETOXIFICATION 16-like translates to MVNLLNFAIELISVMFVGHVSELMGMASGLDTFYGQLYGAGQHGHVSELALSGVSMATSFSSVTGIVFSKMFTNLDGFSVEAFHDISSFLKLAISSAVMICLELWSFELMVLLSGRLPNPKLQTSVLSICVNTALTIWMIPFGLSGAISTRVSNKLGAGNSWSARLAVRVVVVAAIIEGILDQNEFSFIRPMCIVGEL, encoded by the exons ATGGTGAACCTTCTTAATTTCGCCATTGAGCTTATTTCCGTAATGTTTGTGGGTCATGTCAGCGAGTTG ATGGGAATGGCAAGTGGCTTGGATACCTTTTATGGCCAATTGTATGGAGCAGGACAGCATG GTCATGTCAGCGAGTTGGCTCTCTCCGGCGTTTCCATGGCCACCTCCTTTTCTTCTGTCACTGGCATTG TTTTCTCCAAAATGTTCACAAACTTGGACGGGTTTTCAGTGGAGGCATTCCATgacatttcttcttttttgaaacTTGCTATTTCTTCTGCTGTTATGATTTG CTTGGAACTGTGGTCGTTTGAATTGATGGTTCTCCTATCTGGTCGTCTTCCAAATCCAAAGTTGCAAACATCAGTGCTTTCTATTTG TGTGAATACAGCATTAACTATTTGGATGATCCCGTTTGGATTAAGTGGAGCTATAAG TACTCGTGTATCTAACAAACTTGGAGCTGGTAATTCTTGGTCTGCACGTTTAGCAGTGCGTGTAGTGGTAGTAGCGGCCATTATTGAGGGTATCCTGGATCAAAACGAATTCAGTTTCATCCGACCCATGTGTATCGTAGGAGAACTttaa